In Bradyrhizobium manausense, the sequence ATCTCGCGGACAAGCAGGCGTTGTTTTCGCATCTCCAGCGTTGGCTGTGCTCGCTGGCGCCGGCAGATCTGTCAACCGCGATCGCCGATCTCTGCACGCGCTACCGCATCGATCTCGCCGCGCTTTCGCGCGAGGCGTCGATGAATTGGGAGGATCTGACGAAGCTTGCCGCCGATCCGCTGGTCACGATCGGCAGTGCGACCGTGAACTATCCCAACCTCGCCAGTATGAAGGACGCGGCTGCGCTACGCGAGATGACGATGGGCAAGGCGGTCGCGGAAGCATCGTTCCGCCGGGAGATCCGGCACCTGGCATTTCCGTTCGGCGATCGCTCGTCGTTTCGGCGTAACCATGTCGTGATGGCGGAGGAGGCTGGCTTTGCCAGCGCGGTCTCGACCATCCCGGGCATCGTGGACGCGGAGGGACGGACCAATCTGCGCGCGCTGCCACGGATTTCCTGGGACGGACGGGTACGCTCGCTGCGGATGATGCGCGTGCTGGTGTCCGGTGTTGCCTTCGCGCCGGTGAAACCGACGGGCGCCGTTACGAGCTAGATTTGGCGCGGTCGGGCCGCTGCATCCAGCTCACGATCGGCATTGCCGGCAGTACCCAGCCCAAGCCGACCACCACGTAATAGATCGCCTGCCGCCAGCCGGACTCGGCGATCCATGGCATTTGCGCCGCCGCCATGCCGAGCAGGGCCCAGACGGTGGCCAGCACCAGGAGCAGGATGGCGCCGAGGAACTTGCGGGTGCGGATCGTCATGGCTGAAAACTGCGGCTTTCGCGTAACTTGCGCTGTGGGAGCGGGCGACTATAAGGGGCACGCAGTCTGGTTCAAGCCTTGGTTTCAACCCCTGAAATGACGACGATTTCCGCCCCCGCCAACCCGCATCGCGCCGTGCGCTGGTGGCTGATCTCCGTGGCCGCCCTGATCGCGCTGATGGT encodes:
- a CDS encoding polysaccharide deacetylase family protein, coding for MASDDRWLERLRRELAWFTAQPLLRSRGAGAILRFEHVRPRRRGAFQPLRQSEITPQFLDRAIRALKRWNYDFLGMDEVCRRAVTMPESRRFVALTFDGAPKDLISFAYPVLARHAVPFTLYVPTAFPDGVGEAWWLGLEQVIARESRISLMMGDKEQRFNVTDLADKQALFSHLQRWLCSLAPADLSTAIADLCTRYRIDLAALSREASMNWEDLTKLAADPLVTIGSATVNYPNLASMKDAAALREMTMGKAVAEASFRREIRHLAFPFGDRSSFRRNHVVMAEEAGFASAVSTIPGIVDAEGRTNLRALPRISWDGRVRSLRMMRVLVSGVAFAPVKPTGAVTS
- a CDS encoding DUF2842 domain-containing protein, whose translation is MTIRTRKFLGAILLLVLATVWALLGMAAAQMPWIAESGWRQAIYYVVVGLGWVLPAMPIVSWMQRPDRAKSSS